The Actinopolyspora erythraea genome has a segment encoding these proteins:
- a CDS encoding dynamin family protein, protein MTTRRIRGPLSGAVARLCTELRGGVGATAASGLDEVLHRLGEPLQLAVVGRIKSGKSTLVNALIGRNVAPTDVGECTRVVTRFRYGTVDRVEVVLRDGDRRSLPFTPEGAIPAELGVERERVSHLEVYLTNEVLRDLTVIDTPGLGSTDDSSVSRTEVVLGGSGGEPDDRLDPVSRSAVARAEAVLYVVTQSVRADDRHALSSFGAATGDRPAGPVNALAVLNKVDTVEPESVREGDGTVWNSAELLAGRQARQLKPRVADVLPVIGLLAETAETGVFTASDAEALRRLAELDAGTRQTMLISADLFTSWECDVPSGTRTRLLELLDLYGVRRALEAVDADPGITAGGLRRVLHESSGLSEVSRGLDTIFRSRADGIKAAAGLASVAAVAQRSGDPAERGRIHDAVEALLAQPGAHQLRLLEALTLVSAGEVKLPPDLLDEVLRLGSSDNPAERLGMLDGSPERMVEFALERANWWRSFASLGSTPAQSRVAHVVHRAYFLLWQQLRGGPNARR, encoded by the coding sequence TTGACCACGCGACGAATCCGCGGCCCACTGTCGGGGGCGGTGGCGCGGCTGTGCACCGAGCTGCGTGGCGGAGTCGGGGCGACCGCCGCGAGCGGGCTGGACGAGGTGCTGCACCGCCTGGGGGAACCGCTGCAGCTGGCGGTGGTGGGCAGGATCAAGTCGGGCAAGTCCACACTGGTCAACGCCCTGATCGGTCGTAACGTGGCGCCGACCGACGTCGGCGAGTGCACCCGGGTGGTGACCCGCTTCCGGTACGGCACGGTGGACCGGGTCGAGGTGGTGCTGCGGGACGGTGACAGGCGCTCGCTGCCGTTCACGCCGGAGGGGGCGATCCCCGCCGAGCTGGGGGTGGAGCGGGAGCGCGTCTCGCACCTGGAGGTGTACCTGACCAACGAGGTGCTGCGCGACCTGACGGTGATCGACACGCCGGGGCTGGGCTCGACGGACGACTCCTCGGTCAGCCGCACCGAGGTGGTGCTGGGCGGGAGCGGGGGCGAGCCGGACGACCGGCTGGACCCGGTCTCGCGGAGCGCGGTGGCCAGGGCGGAGGCGGTGCTCTACGTCGTCACCCAGTCGGTGCGGGCGGACGATCGGCACGCGTTGAGCTCGTTCGGCGCCGCGACGGGCGACCGCCCGGCGGGCCCGGTGAACGCGCTGGCGGTGCTGAACAAGGTCGACACGGTGGAGCCGGAGTCGGTACGCGAGGGCGACGGCACGGTGTGGAACTCGGCGGAGCTGCTGGCCGGGCGGCAGGCCCGGCAGCTGAAACCGAGGGTCGCCGACGTGCTGCCGGTGATCGGGCTGCTCGCGGAGACGGCCGAGACGGGCGTGTTCACCGCTTCCGACGCCGAGGCACTACGGCGGCTGGCCGAACTGGACGCCGGGACCAGGCAGACCATGCTGATCTCGGCGGACCTGTTCACCAGCTGGGAGTGCGACGTTCCCTCCGGCACCAGGACCCGCCTGCTGGAACTGCTGGACCTGTACGGCGTCCGCCGCGCGCTGGAGGCCGTGGACGCCGACCCCGGGATCACGGCGGGCGGGCTGCGCCGAGTGCTGCACGAGTCCTCCGGGCTCTCCGAGGTCTCGCGGGGGCTGGACACGATCTTTCGGAGCCGCGCCGACGGCATCAAGGCCGCCGCGGGGCTGGCCTCGGTGGCGGCCGTGGCGCAGCGCAGCGGGGACCCGGCGGAGCGCGGGCGGATCCACGACGCGGTCGAGGCCCTGCTGGCGCAACCGGGCGCCCACCAGCTGCGGTTGCTGGAGGCGCTGACGCTGGTCTCCGCCGGGGAGGTGAAGCTGCCACCGGACCTGCTCGACGAGGTGCTGCGGCTGGGGTCCTCGGACAATCCCGCCGAACGGCTGGGCATGCTCGACGGTTCCCCGGAGCGGATGGTCGAGTTCGCGCTGGAGCGGGCGAACTGGTGGCGCTCGTTCGCCTCGCTGGGCTCCACCCCGGCGCAGAGCCGGGTGGCGCACGTGGTGCACCGGGCATACTTCCTGCTGTGGCAGCAGCTGCGCGGCGGGCCGAACGCTCGCCGTTAG
- a CDS encoding pyridoxal phosphate-dependent decarboxylase family protein has protein sequence MSFLAPQAEKPASAPAESADPRSYLLDEHNTEQYRESVTEGVQRVIGELLDPDHQPTTGVTPEQLAPVIGRIDLDEPLPDTKSALDELERVYLHDAVYFQHPRYLAHLNCPVVIPALLAEAIGSAVNSSLDTWDQSAGGTFIERRLIDWTAARIGFGAEADGVFTSGGTQSNLQGLLLAREQALHGYEDGAGTDRAAALSRLRVIASADSHFSVVKAAKLLGMGPDSVLTVSTDEHRRMRSDELHERLGDCREAGLVPMAVVATAGTTDFGSIDPLPEIAALCERFGVWLHVDAAYGCGLLVSRERARLAGIERADSVIVDYHKSFFQPVSSSAVLVRDGSVLRHVTYHADYLNPERHVTEQVPNQVDKSIQTTRRFDALKLWLTLRIMGPDTIGRLFDDVLDLAERTWEMLHADPRFEVVNRPELSALVFRYVPFAEADGQLCDRVNLHAREALHRSGAAMVAETVVDGSTYLKFTLLNPRTTLRDVAEVCELIVEHGDRYLSGTHEAETERRAS, from the coding sequence GTGAGTTTCCTCGCACCACAGGCCGAGAAGCCCGCATCGGCACCGGCGGAGTCCGCTGACCCCAGGTCGTACCTGCTGGACGAACACAACACCGAGCAGTACCGCGAATCGGTGACCGAAGGGGTACAGCGGGTGATCGGCGAGCTCCTGGACCCGGACCACCAACCCACCACCGGAGTCACGCCGGAACAGCTCGCACCGGTCATCGGGCGCATCGACCTGGACGAACCGTTGCCCGACACCAAAAGCGCGCTCGACGAGCTGGAACGGGTCTACCTGCACGACGCCGTCTACTTCCAGCACCCGCGCTACCTGGCCCACCTCAACTGCCCGGTCGTGATCCCGGCGCTGCTGGCGGAGGCCATCGGTTCGGCCGTCAACTCCTCGCTGGACACCTGGGACCAGAGCGCGGGCGGCACGTTCATCGAACGTCGCCTGATCGACTGGACCGCGGCCCGCATCGGCTTCGGCGCGGAGGCCGACGGAGTCTTCACCAGCGGCGGCACCCAGTCCAACCTGCAGGGACTGCTCCTGGCCAGGGAGCAGGCGCTGCACGGCTACGAGGACGGCGCGGGCACCGACCGCGCCGCGGCGCTGTCGCGGCTGCGCGTCATCGCCTCTGCCGACAGCCACTTCAGCGTCGTCAAGGCGGCGAAACTGCTGGGCATGGGGCCCGATTCGGTGCTGACGGTGTCCACCGACGAGCACCGCCGCATGCGGAGCGACGAACTGCACGAGCGGCTCGGCGACTGCCGGGAAGCCGGTCTGGTCCCCATGGCGGTCGTGGCCACGGCGGGCACCACCGACTTCGGCAGCATCGACCCGCTCCCCGAGATCGCGGCGCTGTGCGAGCGGTTCGGCGTGTGGCTGCACGTGGACGCGGCCTACGGCTGCGGCCTGCTCGTCTCCCGCGAGAGGGCGCGCCTGGCGGGGATCGAGCGGGCCGACTCGGTGATCGTCGACTACCACAAGTCGTTCTTCCAGCCGGTCAGCTCCAGCGCGGTGCTCGTGCGGGACGGCTCCGTGCTGCGGCACGTCACCTACCACGCGGACTACCTGAACCCGGAGCGCCACGTCACCGAGCAGGTCCCCAACCAGGTGGACAAGAGCATCCAGACCACCAGGCGGTTCGACGCGCTCAAGCTGTGGCTGACCCTGCGGATCATGGGCCCGGACACGATCGGGCGGCTCTTCGACGACGTGCTGGACCTGGCCGAGCGCACCTGGGAGATGCTGCACGCCGACCCGCGCTTCGAAGTGGTCAACCGCCCGGAGCTGAGCGCGCTGGTGTTCCGCTACGTACCCTTCGCCGAGGCCGACGGGCAGCTCTGCGACCGGGTCAACCTGCACGCGCGCGAAGCGCTGCACCGCTCGGGCGCGGCGATGGTGGCCGAGACGGTCGTGGACGGCAGCACCTACCTGAAGTTCACCCTGCTCAACCCGCGCACCACGCTGCGCGACGTCGCCGAGGTGTGCGAGCTCATCGTCGAGCACGGCGACCGCTACCTGAGCGGGACGCACGAGGCGGAAACCGAGCGCCGCGCGAGCTGA
- a CDS encoding lysine N(6)-hydroxylase/L-ornithine N(5)-oxygenase family protein yields MPPTHDFIAVGVGPFNLGLACLTEPIAELDGLFLDEKPDFEWHGGMMLQETTLQTPFLADLVSLADPTSPFSFLNYLKEVGRLYSFYIRADWFPPRVEYNDYCRWAARKLDNVRFGTRVDRIDHDESEDVYLVHTTEVATGRTGTHRARRLVLGTGTPPHVPEPCRDLGGDAVHASRYLHNRDELVRKPSITIVGSGQSAAEIYRDLLGEIDQHGYTLNWITRSARFFPLEYTKLTLEMTSPEYVDYFHSLPERTRESLLSQQQNLYKGISAELVDEIFDLLYLKRVAGPCPTRLLTNTTVTGAEHDPVDGTYTLRLRQWEQQQDFSLETDGLVFATGYRYRVPEFLDPITHRISWDDSGRFDVGRGYCVDPTGDEIYVQNAELHTHGFVTPDLGMAAYRNSRIIRGMLGREYYPIERSIAFQEFAAPQDTEPARTEPAQEESAA; encoded by the coding sequence ATGCCCCCCACGCACGACTTCATAGCCGTCGGGGTCGGCCCGTTCAACCTCGGTCTGGCCTGCCTGACCGAACCCATCGCCGAACTCGACGGGCTGTTCCTGGACGAGAAACCGGACTTCGAGTGGCACGGCGGGATGATGCTGCAGGAGACCACCCTGCAGACGCCGTTCCTGGCCGATCTGGTCAGCCTGGCCGACCCGACCTCGCCGTTCTCCTTCCTGAACTACCTCAAGGAGGTGGGCAGGCTCTACTCGTTCTACATCCGGGCCGACTGGTTCCCGCCGCGCGTCGAGTACAACGACTACTGCCGCTGGGCGGCGCGCAAACTCGACAACGTCCGGTTCGGCACCCGCGTGGACCGCATCGACCACGACGAGTCCGAGGACGTCTACCTCGTGCACACCACCGAGGTGGCCACCGGACGGACCGGGACGCACCGGGCGCGCAGGCTGGTGCTGGGCACCGGCACACCGCCCCACGTGCCCGAGCCGTGCCGCGACCTGGGCGGTGACGCCGTGCACGCCTCCCGCTACCTGCACAACCGGGACGAGCTGGTGCGCAAGCCGAGCATCACGATCGTCGGCAGTGGACAGAGCGCGGCCGAGATATACCGGGACCTGCTCGGCGAGATCGACCAGCACGGCTACACGCTCAACTGGATCACCCGCTCGGCCAGGTTCTTCCCGCTGGAGTACACCAAGCTGACACTGGAGATGACCTCCCCGGAGTACGTCGACTACTTCCACTCGCTGCCCGAGCGGACCCGCGAGTCGCTGCTGTCGCAGCAGCAGAACCTGTACAAGGGGATCAGCGCGGAACTGGTCGACGAGATCTTCGACCTGCTCTACCTGAAGCGGGTGGCGGGCCCCTGCCCGACCAGGTTGCTGACCAACACCACGGTGACCGGGGCCGAGCACGACCCCGTCGACGGGACCTACACGCTGCGGCTGCGGCAGTGGGAGCAGCAGCAGGACTTCAGCCTCGAGACCGACGGGCTCGTGTTCGCCACCGGCTACCGCTACCGGGTGCCGGAGTTCCTGGACCCGATCACCCACCGGATCAGCTGGGACGACTCCGGGAGGTTCGACGTGGGGCGCGGCTACTGCGTGGACCCGACCGGCGACGAGATCTACGTGCAGAATGCCGAGCTGCACACGCACGGCTTCGTCACCCCCGACCTCGGCATGGCCGCCTACCGCAACTCGCGGATCATCCGGGGGATGCTCGGCCGGGAGTACTACCCGATCGAGCGCTCGATCGCCTTCCAGGAGTTCGCGGCACCCCAGGACACCGAACCGGCACGGACCGAACCAGCACAGGAGGAGTCGGCGGCATGA
- a CDS encoding GNAT family N-acetyltransferase codes for MSEIVFERTDERLGEFAVRPVDPDRDTELLHGWLTHPKSAYWLMLDAEPADVRRQFRTIEATPGNDAFVGLHNGVPAFLIERYDPARSELAELYRAERGDVGMHFLAAPTGMPVHGFTRAVLTTVMDLMFADPGVRRVVVEPDVNNTSVHALNAEVGFEVIDTVSLTEKKALLSVCTRAAYLASGKAGSTEREVSR; via the coding sequence ATGAGCGAGATCGTCTTCGAACGCACGGACGAACGGCTGGGTGAGTTCGCCGTGCGGCCAGTGGACCCCGACCGGGACACCGAACTGCTGCACGGCTGGCTGACCCACCCCAAGTCGGCGTACTGGCTGATGCTCGACGCCGAACCGGCCGACGTGCGACGCCAGTTCCGCACCATCGAGGCGACCCCGGGCAACGACGCGTTCGTCGGCCTGCACAACGGGGTGCCCGCCTTCCTGATCGAGCGGTACGACCCGGCCCGCTCCGAGCTGGCCGAGCTGTACCGGGCGGAGCGGGGCGACGTGGGGATGCACTTCCTGGCGGCCCCCACCGGCATGCCGGTGCACGGCTTCACCAGGGCCGTGCTGACCACGGTGATGGACCTGATGTTCGCCGATCCGGGGGTGCGGCGCGTGGTCGTCGAACCCGACGTGAACAACACCTCGGTCCACGCGCTGAACGCGGAGGTCGGCTTCGAAGTGATCGACACCGTCTCGCTGACCGAGAAGAAGGCACTGCTGAGCGTCTGCACCCGTGCCGCCTACCTGGCGAGCGGGAAGGCGGGTTCCACCGAGAGGGAGGTATCACGGTGA
- a CDS encoding sensor histidine kinase, with the protein MRRLSLWMREHPSVGDASIMVLLLLAEVAGVVITRGAEHLIGFWSVLAGALLVFPLAFRRNLPGVTACAVLLGLLFQLFGPHPPLLRPGFLAVLIMVYTLVAYVGRRAGGGYVGAVLAVWLLSSYPTPGVTPPWALFTVQLVLLLGFCWVLGEYFGARRAYQRAVENRLRSLEFERDQQARIAVAEERNRIARELHDVLAHSVNVMVTQADGAAYAVHSAPDTAVRALRTIGDTGREALTELRGLLQVLRNEAEGDEDARRSPQPGVEGVRELVERVRGLGLPVTLRVEGDLDRLPTGQGLGIYRIVQESLTNVLKHAGWNATATVLLRDEEDRVRIEVTDNGAKGALAPDTAPNGNGVIGMRERAAVYGGTLEAGPVAEGGWRVRAELPLLVESATTR; encoded by the coding sequence GTGCGGCGACTGAGTCTGTGGATGCGCGAGCACCCGAGCGTGGGCGACGCCTCGATCATGGTATTGCTGCTGTTGGCCGAGGTCGCCGGTGTGGTGATAACCCGGGGTGCCGAGCATCTGATCGGGTTCTGGAGCGTCCTGGCGGGCGCGCTGCTGGTGTTCCCACTCGCGTTCCGGCGGAACCTGCCCGGCGTGACGGCCTGTGCCGTGCTGCTCGGTCTGCTCTTCCAGCTGTTCGGTCCGCACCCACCCCTCTTGCGGCCGGGTTTCCTGGCAGTGCTGATCATGGTCTACACCCTCGTCGCCTATGTCGGCAGGAGGGCTGGGGGCGGTTACGTGGGCGCGGTGCTCGCGGTCTGGCTGCTGTCGAGCTATCCGACGCCCGGTGTCACGCCCCCGTGGGCGCTGTTCACCGTGCAGCTGGTGCTGCTGCTCGGCTTCTGCTGGGTGCTCGGTGAGTACTTCGGCGCGCGCCGGGCATACCAGCGGGCGGTGGAGAACCGGCTGCGGAGCCTGGAGTTCGAGCGGGACCAGCAGGCCAGGATCGCCGTGGCCGAGGAGCGCAACCGCATCGCCAGGGAGCTGCACGACGTGCTCGCCCACTCGGTGAACGTGATGGTCACCCAGGCCGACGGCGCCGCTTACGCCGTGCACAGCGCACCGGACACCGCCGTGCGGGCGCTGCGGACGATCGGCGACACCGGCAGGGAGGCCCTCACCGAGCTGCGCGGCCTGCTCCAGGTGCTGCGCAACGAGGCCGAGGGCGACGAGGACGCCCGGCGCAGTCCGCAGCCCGGCGTCGAGGGGGTGCGCGAGCTCGTGGAACGGGTGCGCGGACTGGGGCTGCCGGTGACGTTGCGGGTCGAGGGCGATCTCGACCGGCTCCCCACGGGGCAGGGGCTGGGGATCTACCGCATCGTGCAGGAGTCGCTGACCAACGTGCTCAAGCACGCGGGCTGGAACGCCACGGCCACGGTGCTGCTGCGCGACGAGGAGGACCGGGTCCGGATCGAGGTGACCGACAACGGGGCCAAGGGGGCGCTCGCACCGGACACCGCCCCGAACGGCAACGGCGTGATCGGGATGCGGGAACGCGCGGCCGTCTACGGCGGGACCCTGGAGGCGGGGCCGGTGGCGGAGGGCGGCTGGCGGGTTCGCGCGGAACTTCCGCTGCTCGTGGAGTCCGCCACCACCAGGTGA
- a CDS encoding dynamin family protein, translating to MNTNSPIANLPGADAAAASQLPTQVKQTRENLSALVREMDAEAADWIERIRSSRTATPGVVAVGETNRGKSSLVNALLDSPDLSPVDADVATSTYLWFQHGAEWAGYACYPGEQEPVRFGIDELHRWSSGAGELPAGELPPRYVRVEAPLELLHELTVVDTPGVGGLEAVHGELAAEAAASATALLFVADASAPFSRGELDFLHEVSNRVETVLFVLTKTDRHRGWRRILEEDRQLLAEHAPRFAEVPIYPVSARMAELAGRAPDERTAAMLRERSGMAELRSALRQLVAGRSAMLGEANTMRGMSTVLAELISRLEGEKRALTAGEREVESLRARREELATARRSSTRGWQVKLRGQVQRTRVETSHEVTDRVREVQNWFRREIEAADRDGLARLPGQVDSALQLVSSRVANLLSGRLDEVARNSLAELFSEAELDVIRGQFARGNRSPVALRPPDSRPPTAEDKLLVLMGVSGGLGVGRAAAMPLAGLGVAALNPVVLPVTIVLGLGAGWWMARTRRRAADKQHMKQWLSDAIAEARSALDQLVSEQLIEAEQQLSLALDEALSKRMETIENELREVDQALKLDSAERNRQLQLVNRRLEEAVAGRDNVERLLERIRGLRDRAG from the coding sequence ATGAACACGAACTCTCCGATCGCGAACCTGCCGGGTGCCGACGCCGCCGCTGCCTCGCAACTGCCCACACAGGTCAAGCAAACCCGTGAGAACCTGTCCGCGCTGGTCAGAGAGATGGACGCCGAGGCGGCCGACTGGATCGAGCGCATCAGGAGCTCCCGCACCGCCACCCCCGGGGTGGTCGCGGTGGGCGAGACCAACCGGGGCAAGAGTTCACTGGTCAACGCCCTGCTTGACTCCCCGGACCTATCCCCTGTGGACGCGGATGTGGCGACCTCCACCTACCTGTGGTTCCAGCACGGCGCGGAGTGGGCCGGTTACGCGTGCTACCCCGGCGAGCAGGAGCCGGTGCGGTTCGGGATCGACGAGCTGCACCGCTGGTCCTCGGGCGCGGGCGAGCTCCCCGCAGGTGAACTGCCGCCCCGCTACGTCAGGGTCGAGGCCCCGCTGGAGCTGCTGCACGAGCTGACGGTGGTCGACACACCGGGAGTGGGCGGGCTGGAAGCGGTGCACGGCGAGCTGGCCGCCGAAGCCGCCGCCTCGGCCACCGCGCTGCTGTTCGTGGCCGACGCGTCCGCACCGTTCAGCCGGGGTGAGCTGGACTTCCTGCACGAGGTGAGCAACCGCGTGGAGACCGTCCTGTTCGTGCTGACCAAGACGGATCGGCACCGGGGCTGGCGCCGGATCCTGGAGGAGGACCGGCAACTGCTGGCCGAGCACGCCCCCCGGTTCGCCGAGGTCCCGATATACCCGGTTTCGGCGCGGATGGCCGAACTCGCGGGGCGTGCCCCGGACGAGCGAACCGCGGCGATGCTGCGGGAACGTTCCGGCATGGCGGAGCTGCGCTCCGCGCTGCGGCAGCTGGTGGCGGGCCGTTCGGCGATGCTCGGCGAGGCCAACACCATGCGCGGGATGTCCACAGTGCTCGCCGAGTTGATCTCCAGGCTGGAGGGTGAGAAGCGGGCGCTGACTGCCGGGGAGCGGGAGGTCGAGTCGCTTCGGGCCAGGCGGGAGGAGCTCGCCACGGCACGGCGCTCCTCCACGCGCGGTTGGCAGGTCAAACTGCGCGGTCAGGTTCAACGGACCCGGGTGGAGACCAGTCACGAGGTCACCGACCGGGTGCGCGAGGTGCAGAACTGGTTCCGCCGCGAGATCGAGGCGGCCGACCGGGACGGGCTCGCACGGCTGCCCGGCCAGGTGGACTCGGCGCTGCAACTGGTCTCCTCGCGGGTGGCGAACCTGCTCTCCGGACGGTTGGACGAGGTGGCCCGGAACTCGCTGGCCGAGTTGTTCAGCGAGGCCGAGCTCGACGTGATACGCGGCCAGTTCGCGCGGGGCAACCGGTCGCCCGTGGCGCTGCGGCCCCCGGACAGCCGTCCGCCGACCGCCGAGGACAAGCTGCTGGTCCTCATGGGGGTTTCCGGCGGGCTGGGGGTGGGGCGGGCCGCGGCCATGCCGCTGGCCGGACTCGGTGTCGCGGCGTTGAACCCCGTGGTGCTGCCGGTGACGATCGTGCTGGGCCTCGGGGCGGGCTGGTGGATGGCCCGCACGCGCAGGCGGGCGGCGGACAAGCAGCACATGAAGCAGTGGCTCAGCGACGCGATCGCGGAGGCGCGCTCGGCGCTGGACCAGCTGGTGTCCGAGCAGCTCATCGAGGCCGAGCAGCAGCTGTCGCTGGCGCTGGACGAGGCGCTGAGCAAACGGATGGAGACGATAGAGAACGAGCTCCGCGAGGTGGACCAGGCGCTGAAGCTGGACTCCGCGGAGCGCAACCGGCAGTTGCAGCTGGTCAACCGCAGGTTGGAGGAGGCGGTCGCCGGTCGGGACAACGTGGAGCGACTGCTGGAACGGATACGCGGCCTGCGCGACCGCGCCGGGTGA
- a CDS encoding response regulator, whose amino-acid sequence MVRVVLVDDQELMRVGLRMVLDAQDDVEVVAEADDGAAAVERARELEPDVVLMDVRMPGMDGVRATELIVGGGLAKVLVMTTFDLDDYALSALRAGASGFLLKDTPPADLVSAVRSVNEGDAVVSPSVTRRLLDRFIGTGEVKLRDDSVLESLTDREREVLVNMARGLSNGEIAERLHLSEATVKTHIGRILAKLELRDRVQAVVLAYETGLIRPGAE is encoded by the coding sequence ATGGTGCGGGTGGTGCTCGTCGACGACCAGGAACTCATGCGCGTGGGGCTGCGCATGGTGCTGGACGCGCAGGACGACGTGGAGGTGGTCGCCGAGGCCGACGACGGTGCCGCCGCCGTCGAGCGGGCGCGGGAGCTCGAACCCGACGTGGTGCTCATGGACGTTCGGATGCCCGGCATGGACGGGGTGCGCGCCACCGAGCTCATCGTGGGCGGCGGGCTCGCCAAGGTGCTGGTGATGACCACGTTCGACCTCGACGACTACGCGCTGTCCGCCCTGCGCGCCGGTGCCAGCGGGTTCCTGCTCAAGGACACCCCGCCGGCGGACCTGGTCTCGGCGGTCCGGTCGGTCAACGAGGGCGACGCCGTCGTCTCGCCGAGCGTGACGCGACGACTGCTCGACCGCTTCATCGGAACGGGTGAAGTGAAGCTGCGGGACGACTCGGTCCTGGAGTCGCTGACCGACCGTGAACGTGAAGTACTGGTCAACATGGCGCGCGGCCTCTCCAACGGCGAGATCGCCGAACGGCTCCACCTGTCCGAGGCCACCGTCAAGACCCACATCGGCCGCATCCTGGCCAAACTCGAACTGCGCGACCGGGTGCAGGCCGTGGTCCTCGCCTACGAGACGGGGTTGATCCGCCCCGGTGCCGAGTGA
- a CDS encoding NAD(P)/FAD-dependent oxidoreductase, whose translation MSETFVVVGGGLAGAKTVEALRERDFSGRIELICEEESPPYERPPLSKEYLAGRAEVSDLTVHPREWYSEHDVELRLGTRATGVHPGSHEVELADATRLGYDKLVLATGSRPRRLPLPGADSRGVHCLRRLGDADRLAATLRRVDRLVIVGAGWIGLEVAAVAREYGVGVHVVEAAHQPLLEALGPRMGEFFAELHREHGVELHLSARVAEVLTSSGVTGVRLTDGSELPADAVLLAVGARPELTLAETAGLDVDNGVLVDTGLTTSDPDILAVGDIADLRHPTFGRLRVEHWANALKQPAVAAATMLGHSASFTELPYFFTDQYDLGMEYHGFVPGEVEDRVVVRGSLADRRFVACWLDGSDRVLAAMNVNVFGQNERIRTLIHSGASVVPERLADTTYSLDDVDALRKRPVGSA comes from the coding sequence ATGTCCGAGACATTCGTCGTGGTCGGTGGCGGCCTGGCCGGCGCGAAGACCGTGGAGGCACTGCGCGAGCGGGACTTCTCCGGGCGCATCGAGTTGATCTGTGAAGAGGAGTCGCCGCCCTACGAACGCCCCCCGCTGTCCAAGGAGTATCTGGCGGGCAGGGCCGAGGTGTCCGACCTCACCGTGCACCCCCGCGAGTGGTACTCCGAGCACGACGTCGAACTGCGGCTGGGCACGCGGGCGACCGGGGTGCATCCGGGCAGCCACGAGGTCGAGCTCGCCGACGCCACCCGCCTCGGGTACGACAAGCTCGTGCTCGCCACCGGTTCCCGCCCGCGCAGGCTGCCGCTGCCCGGGGCCGACTCCCGGGGGGTGCACTGCCTGCGCAGGTTGGGCGACGCCGATCGGCTCGCCGCCACGCTGCGGCGGGTGGACCGGCTGGTGATCGTCGGGGCCGGCTGGATAGGTCTGGAGGTGGCCGCCGTCGCCAGGGAGTACGGGGTCGGCGTTCACGTGGTCGAGGCGGCGCACCAACCGCTGTTGGAGGCGCTCGGCCCGAGGATGGGGGAGTTCTTCGCCGAGCTGCACCGCGAGCACGGTGTGGAGCTGCACCTGTCCGCGCGGGTCGCCGAGGTCCTCACCTCCTCCGGGGTCACCGGGGTGCGGCTCACCGACGGATCCGAGCTGCCCGCCGACGCCGTACTGCTGGCGGTGGGGGCGCGCCCGGAACTGACCCTGGCCGAGACCGCCGGGCTGGACGTCGACAACGGGGTGCTGGTCGACACCGGGCTCACCACCAGTGATCCCGACATCCTCGCGGTGGGCGACATCGCCGACCTGCGGCACCCGACGTTCGGCAGGCTCCGCGTGGAGCACTGGGCGAACGCGCTGAAACAGCCCGCCGTGGCCGCGGCGACCATGCTGGGGCACTCGGCCTCCTTCACCGAACTGCCCTACTTCTTCACCGACCAGTACGACCTGGGGATGGAGTACCACGGTTTCGTGCCCGGCGAGGTCGAGGACCGGGTGGTGGTGCGCGGCTCGCTGGCCGATCGGCGGTTCGTGGCCTGCTGGCTCGACGGCTCCGACCGCGTGCTCGCGGCCATGAACGTCAACGTATTCGGGCAGAACGAGCGGATCCGCACCCTGATCCACTCCGGGGCCTCGGTGGTGCCCGAACGGCTGGCCGACACCACCTACTCGCTGGACGACGTCGACGCGCTGCGGAAACGACCGGTCGGAAGCGCCTGA